The following is a genomic window from Nymphaea colorata isolate Beijing-Zhang1983 chromosome 3, ASM883128v2, whole genome shotgun sequence.
TTATGTAGttcaaacaaacatgattttagtctttcattttctttcctttttatccaaacaagtttttataatcacctctttcctttgctttccattttattcattttcgttttctttctcttccctttcatttctttccctCCAAAtccatcctttcctttccctccaaccaaactgGGTGGTAGGCTGCATCGATATCAACAATAACGACAGTGCACTCTTCAATTTAGGTGCTGCAGTTCACCACCACTTAAATGCAAAGGTATCACATCCACAAGAATAGAAGAGGCATTTCGTCATGCACTCCTAGAAGCTAGGATAAGTCCAACATTCACAGGTATCCTTCACAACAGATTTAACATTTAACTTTACTTTCATGGCTTTTGGTAATCCTGGCCCTCAGCCAAACCACTTCAGCAAAGGTGTGTATCTGAGCTTTGGCAAGTTGAGCTGTAGCAGGTCAAGGGCAATGGAAGGTCGTGTACCGCTGTCCAATGTTTCAGTTCCAaataaagatgataaaaatgatttcCATATTTCAGGGGCAGGAAGTGTAGCCTAGGTTATGTTATTGAAAGACCAGATTGTTTTACTTCTGTTGGCCAACTTAATATAACCTAAGCCAATCTTTTGTGGTCCAACATGTAGTGAAAAGACTTTCAGTTATCTTTCAGTATAAGGTTGGCTTTTTGCCGACTCCATCTTTTACGTGTTGCCAACAGGATTGAAACCAAAGttgacgattttttttttttacgattCTTTTCCTACATGAGAGAAATCCTTTGAAGTGATTTTGTCTTTGATCAGATATTCTCATCATTTCCAACCATATTTCTGTCATGCACGTGTATTAATCGACAGACTTGCCTCAAGGGCAATAATATGGCCGGTTGGGTGGAGGTTGATTTCAATCCCTGTGGATGTTGTATCTTTAGGCTATATGCGATAGGGCGCGACACTAAGTAACAGTACCTTTTCTATATTTAGGCCCCGATGTAAACCAAGACCGTGGAGACAAAGGTGACGGCGTTGTGGGTTTTTGCCTTGGTGTTTTTCCCTCaagaaaatattagaaaaaatggGCAAATTTTCACATGGTTTGAAAACCTAAGACCCAGCATGCCATTTTTAGGCAGGCTTGCCTTGGTGTATTGGGCAATGATATGAAGCCTTCAAATCCATTATTTTTGACCCGTTCGAATCTCGTAGCGCAGTACGGGCTCTCACAGTTGCATATCGATTCTTTTGTGTGTTCGAAGAAATCTGCGTCTAAACAGGGTGATTGGTTGGTGTGGTTCTCTACAGGTTTGGGCAAATATCTCGCCTATCTGGTTAGGATTAAAAGGAAATTATGGCAGGCTATTGACGATCTTTTGTTCACATTTCTGTCCATCCTTACCTACTCCCCCTCTTCATGCTGCTGAGTTGGTGAACGGGCACGAGATGCATGAATTTCTTAATCTGGTTGATTAATCAAATTCAAGTTTTTGTGTACTATTTTATTGTCGAAGATCAAGTTGCCAATCTAAATATCACTAAAAAATTGAACTCTGAAGGATTTTCAGGAAGTGACATGAACTGGTACAAACTTCTTCCTTTAAGATTTTCCGGTGCAGCCTATGATCGTGCATGCACACAGATAGTGAAATAAGTTTAGATTGGATCCGTAACAGTTTGAATATAAAGCTGACGTCTGTTACAGTAAATCATAATGGGGCACGGATCCGGTCTAGATTAAGAGTAAAGTTTAACGAACATAAATCCAGATTGACTTTTTTCTCACGAGAACACTCGATCTGGGGGAACTAATAGATATAAGACTTGCACGTGAAAAGTAAAGATAATATTGAAGACCGAACCTGGTTCCATCTTAGTGTGAATCCATATCCATATAAACCATAAATGGATCGATACAAATTGAATGACATAACGTGTCGTCTCTACATCAGATCCATTTCAGTCATTGCACCGGCGACGGAAAACTCTTTTAGAGGTCGGGTATTTCATCATCACATATACATTGATCACCTATAAAGACGGAAAACCCAATGTTCTAtaaatgtgtttttaataaTGGACTCATTTCACTCCAAAGAACGCAACGTTCCTTTTTGTAAAGGTCTTCACAGAGGACGAACTAAGTTTCGGCCAATTCACGGGACAAAGCTCGTGGGATAATTTGCCTAACCTCATACGGGATTTGGATAAGCGCATTGCTgcttgcaacattttcataattcatatGCGCTCAACTCTCATTCCATTTGAGGGGAACTTGATGGGACTATAGACACTAACCACAGGAGATATTGAGATCCAATTGTTTCACTTACCGTCTAACGAAACCCACATATAAAAGCGAATTATTTTGTTGTCATTGGTGAAATAATGTGTAGTAGCGTAGTTGGTTGAGTTGGTGAGCAGGTGAGATTCTAATCATCAATTCAATTCCTTTGAGTGTTGCTTCTTCAAACTGCAAACAGTGGCATAAGTTGCTGATGAGTTGAAAGGAATAATGGTAAGATCATATAGAAGCAGCCTTGAATCCAATgaacagaagaaagaagaacgGGGCTTTTAACCTACGAATTTCTCTCCACTTTCGTCACAAGAAGGAAAACTTCCATGCGTCCAACTTTTAGCCAAGAATGGCCTGGCTGCCCAAGAACAAGTTTCGTAACGATCCTCGTTTGTTTTTATTAGCAAAGTGTTGATCTTTcgcttatataaaaaaaaataccacaGGCGCAAGCACGACTAGGTTTCAGCTACTTTGCTGCTCTATTTCCGTAATAATTTGTCATCGTCACCTTGTTCCCGGGAAAATCCTTGCCTCTTATAGCGGAGAAAAGGTTCCCCATCTAAAACTGGCCTCTgtgggaaaaaacaaaagagccACGAAATCGTAGAGGGCCTGAGGCCAGAGTGACGTCGACCGCCCAAAAGCGGCGACGGGCTGTGGGTGGGAACTGGGAAGTCGAAGAAGTGGGGTTCCTTCTCCTTGAcgcccttctctttcttccccttTTCTGTCTATCACGATCGGTTCTTTGTAGTTTGTTCCACTATCTTCATTGACCGCTGCTCAATTCTGTCCTGGTTCTGGTTGgataatttctctctctctctctctctctctcccctcccccctCCGTTGTCAAATTTCCCAACTCCCGCACTTTGGGAGTCAAATCACTAGTGGGTTTCTGTCTTACATCCAAAATGATTTTGAGTTGCTTTTCTCGGGATTGTGCAGATCTTGGAGGGATGGGGAGCACATCCTCGATGCTTACTCAGTATGACATCGAAGAAGTTCAGGAGTACTGCCGCAATCTCTGTATGTTCGTCCTGCTTCTATGTTTTGTCTGTTCGTTCTTTCATTGAATTGTGAAACCGTTGATATGTGTGTCGAAATGTATTATTTCTTTTCGGCGTCTGATACAGTTTCGCAGCAAGAAATTGTTTCGCTTTATCAGAGATTTTGCCAACTTGATAGAAATGCAAAGGGTTTCATCTCAGCAGATGAATTTCTCTCCGTTCCGGAGTTTGCTCTTAATCCGCTTTCGCAGGTTCGCTTTCTTGTGCAATTCTTGTAAGTTGTGATTATATTCGCTTTTTTGCTCTTActggtgtttttttttctctggttGTGATTTATGTCGTTATCAGAAAGAGTGGAAAACATCTGTTTTTATATAGATATTGTAGAATTGAATCTGAACATCTTCTTTTACAAAATTAGAGATTTAATACATATTATTGTATGGTCATTGGTCAGTGATCTCTGTTGTCTAAAATGCAGAGGTTGCTGCGGATGATTGATGGGTTGAACTTCAAAGATTTCGTTGCATTCTTGTCGTCCTTTAGTTCTCGTGCGAGTCTCCAACAGAAGATCGAGTGTAGGAGTGTTTCTTCCTAAACAAAAGttatatttttaatgttattCATGTTTGTGGCTGCCGTTTTTATCCGTTATACTGCAAGCTTTCCTGTCGCAGTTCTTCATGTGATCTGTGGTACGTTTGGCTGTGTTTCGCAGTTATCTTCAAAGTTTATGATTCGGACTGTAACGGAAAGGTGACATTTAATGACATATTGGAGGTGTTGAAGGATTTGACTGGAACATTCATCTTGGAGCGGCAAAGAGAGGTAAGCTGAATCTGTTATTGCAATCAATTGCAGTTTCTTTGAACTTTACGAGCAAATCAGCGAAAGCAAATGAAAACTCATAGGCTTATGCTCATATCCTTGTTTGATGTAGTGAGCGTACGGACTTGAGAACTAAATTTAATAAAGAGGAACCCAATGATCGCCTTATGTGAAAACGTTGGCATCAGGTTGCTATTCATGGTTGAAATTCCCTTCACATCACTTTTATACATCAAATTAGAACGGACAACCACTTATTCAAGTTGTTTCAAGGGACCAAAGCCTTGAGAGCCAACTGAATGGACTACTACCTTCAACTGCCAGATTGATCATCACATTGCCTTCTACTATCGTTTTGCTTAGATTATGTTGCTAACTTCATGAAGAGATCTACTACCACATGGTTGCGACCAGTACCACTTTAGCATGCtattcaacataaaaaaaatttacttctttactttcaaaaataaaaaaggaaattctATCTATGATATCAGGTTCTTCTGGAATTTAAGCAAAACAGATGAGCAATGGTTTGGAAGGGACTGATTCCACTTCATTGGATGCTATGGGGCCTGATTGCTAGTAGCTGTAGTGTTAGCTCTTCTCATTGAGAAAGGAGAAGTCGTGTACAACAACCTTAACTGGACACAACCCAGTTCGAGCCTGCTGCATGTTTGTTCTTTTCAATTGAAACACTAAATTTTGGAATGCATTATTAGTTATCATAGTACTGGAATTTAATTCTCCGTTTTGGGACCTAATGAATTGCATTTTGAAATAAGATTACAAGATGTacaatctatgtcacacgggtacgcGTACGATaagggtacgggtacgggtaggCGGACActgcaattttcaaaattttaggatacgcggacacgacgaattttatattctaaaaaattaaaaaggataataaaataaaaaaaacattaaattaataattcactcttacaatctcataagtcataagaaagaaagtctcagattctcaaacaaaacattgttcatcaccaatctcataagtcataagaaagaaagtctcaaacaaaacaaagaatctcGAGCTagtaaagtggtttggatcgggtctgacccagacccggtccaaaacgtatcctgccatgtccaagtgtcggtatccaggtgtcggagtgtcgacaccggtaggtggcccattttgccgtgtccATGTGGCATAGTGTACAATGTGATTGTAAAATTCAAAATGCTTGTGAGAAGTGAAAATTATGTGCTTtcttcattcaatttcaatcactAAAATGGAAATCTAAAATTGAAAACATCTTCAAACTTTGATATCATTATTAATAATATGTGGCGCAAGAGAACTATGGTAAAGAAATGTGGCACTAAGCATCCCATTTTAGCTCTTTGTTTGAGCCAAATATTATATGCCTATGTATTACTAAAGAGCTGGCCTTATCTGAGGCAATGGACTAACTGGTGCTTTTTCTAGGCCACATTTCTGGTCTGTTTCACatctctttttttcaacttgaattttgttttatttttcaatttctagcTTAAATATCCAACTGTAATTCATGACTTTTTCTCCTCACCTTGTCATGATTGTTTAGCATGTCCTTACTCGTGTGCTGGAGGAAGCTGGCTACTCAAAGGAAACTTCTCTAGGATTGGATGATTTTATAAAGGTATCTCATGGCACACAGATTGGTTGTTGAATTTCTATTTCATGTGAAGTTGTGAACTACTACTGTTTGTGGTCCACATATATGGTTACTCGTAATATCCCATGAATTTTTGGCCTTTCACCAAGTGGCTGCTTTCTGGGCTGGGGGTGTATGGGGATGACAACTTAACAAGGAAAAGGTATGACCATGAAGCTAATGAATAAACACTCGAAATAAGTAAAATTTGTATGCtttgatataaaaaaatcatcaattcttttTATACTGTATTTTTGGAAAACATGTGCATCCAATTGTGCTATGCTGGTCAAATGCATGTATGCTGAATCTTGTTGGTATAACGGTAGATGGAAACCACAATTAAAAACTAAGAGATTTGAAATGGTTGTTTCACCTGCTGATGTACTGTCTAAGAACCAGATCATGTTGGAGTTGTTCTTAATTCTTAAAGGGCCTACTACATAACTCctaatattaaatattttggtCTTGACATGgcagttctaacttctaagtcCAGACTCCAGGCTTGGTAGTCTTTTATCCACATTTATATCCTGAGCAAACTGTCCTTCTGCAATCTGAAGTCAAGATTCATGATGTCCAAACTTGGTAAAAGATAGTGCCCATTCTTGTATCTCTAACCACTTGAAGGAGTAAAGAGAGAGGGTGGACTGTTAGAAATCTAAGAAACTTAACATGCTAGTGGTGCTTGTGGCTTCTAGAAACAGTCTGAACCAGGTGCAATAGCTTGTACATGGAGAAAGCATATTATACCATGAACTCTGGTAGTGAGCTATTCTTAAGCACTaccatgaaatgaaatgaaatatttgaaGGGAGGGTGGACAGAGAGTGTGATTCGATGAAAATGTTATGCGTCAGTGATATTGTAAGAATGCATGTTTAATATTTAAGCTCTAGAAAAACCTGCACAAGTATGCAGGTGACATCTATATGTTCCAGAATTAAAATAAGGAATGAAGTGGACATGTTCTTTGTTAAATAAGCAAATGCCAGATGCACTTATAGTTTCAGATACAAATACAATCTACAGGACCAAAAACCTATATGTTGATATTatataaaactttttcttcGTTTAGATCATATCTCATAAATTTATAGACCTGCCATCTTATAAATTAGAATAGAATATGCATGATATGTTGGTTCTGAGGGTTTTGGGTTTATACAATCCATCCAGTGGTTAAATTTTCGAAAAGATGAATGTAAATAAAGGTAGAAATTCCATACTTCCTGGTATGGGTCAcaagaccatatatatatatatatatgaaaattgaaatcagccagctgcTGAGTGTTGccagatgatttttttttttaaatccatgaccaaaaatttgaaaaaccaCGCTGAAAAAGCCTTGAAAAACCGTGGCCTGACAAAAACTGTTGCTAATGCACGTATTGCATCAGTTTTACCAAtgaatttaaaaggaaaaaaatcccGCAACACTCAACAGCTGGCATATAATGATGTCCATGGCCAATATCAGTCCTGATGGGAGTGGGTTCAACCAGTCCGAAAACTTAGACTGATTTTTTTACTGTTCTTTTCTCACACTCTCacctactttttctctttcttttttcttgaacttttcattttcataaccATGATAACATCCTCTCTACTCTAGGATTGGTGGATCTTGAGGAGGGAGAAgacatatgtatgtgtgtataaaTGGCATCTGCTTAATACCACCTAGATGCATTCAACATAGAGAATGCAGTTCggtcctttttttccctttcaataTCAAAGTATGATTTTTGCGTTATgaacttttgagttttgatacAGTGTGAATAGTTGATCTTTGTAGTTCTTGATAAACTACATGATTAAAACATGTCCACACACATGGTCTCTACTAAGTGGATACGGGTGCATTTGGTGCATCATCAGCGTTAAACATGTGCAAGCATGTGTTATGCATTGGTCTAGTGCCCAAGGGAATCAGTCGATTTGTGTGGTCAAGCCATGATTACCTAGGTTGTGAACTGCTCAAGTCAATTCCTCAGTATACTATATGACATTCTAACTCCAACAAATGGTAAATCTACTTCTTGACTTCCAAGTGTTCTTCTTGTGGTGACTGATTTAGAGCTCACATTTATTTAATATAATCTGTGCTAGATGCTACTCCATGTGGGGGTGCTCAAAAGCCGATTTGGAGCATGCTCGTGCTTAACTCAAGTTGAAGGCCTgggcttgaactcaacttggcTCAGTCTAAGAAAGCTCGAGCTAACTTCGATCAAGCTTGAGCTGAGAGCACATGGCTCAAGTTTGGCCTTGCTTAGCCAAGTCCATATAAGTATATAAGTCCCAACTCCCAACTGTTGTTTTTGTGATAACAGTGTGAATGaccatatatgtatgcatattaAACGACCTTACTCGAACCTAAATGCCAACTTTGCCTGTATTGAACTTGTTAAAAAAAGATGAGTTTAATGTTTTATTCAAACTTGGCCTGTTTAATAAACAGGTCGATCTTGACCCGTTGTGCCCCCTTATCTCCATGtagtggctttttttttttctccatgagACACATGCACAAGCATGCACTTGCACTTGCATTCACAGGCACTGGAGTTCTTGTGTGAATTCTTGGCTCTCAAGTCCTAGATGTTGCACGCTTATGCTTTAAGTTGATACATCACTGTTCTTACTGTCTCTCTAGTATTGATGGGCTAATATGTAGTCAACTCTAATGAAGTTTTTATGTGGGATTGGAATTGAAATGCGGCTGAAATGCTAAGAATCTCTAGTGCGTACATTCTATTGGTTTTCTAAAGCTCATAACAAATTCCGTTTCTAGATTCTTCTACATCTTCAAGTGGCTATTGTCTGGACGTAAATGCTAATCTCCAACTTGTTGGTTTTCAGTAATGGTCATTGATGATGGCTGTGTTGGGTTCTTTCAGATTCTTAGCAAATCTGGCCTAAAGATGGAGGTTGAGGTCCCTGTGGACTAGGTGTAAACAGGAGCATGGCTGTTGGTACTTCGGATTACACATATTTCTTGGGTTGCTCGATCATTTTCTTGAAGATTAAGTGTTTTCAGGTAGCAAATCTTTCatgcttttgcttttttggaTGTCTCCATCATGGTATGGAAGGGAGGGAATTCCTTGCATGTAAATTCAAAAGTTGTTTGTCTGCGTTCTGttggtttctttcattttaccttgaacagaaaaaaattattataatgTGCAATCTTCGAGTGCTTCCTCACAAATATCCCGTGAACAAACCCTTGTTATTTATGTTAAGGCTTCCTTTTCTATAAGCTGCTAGTGTTAGGCCGAAATAATGTCAAGGTATGCACTCCGGCTGCAGAATCTTTGATCTCCCTTAGCTTAGAGTGATCCACCAAGTACAtgtgttcttatttttctagCGCAGGATTTTTCTTAAGAAGCTTGACTCCTTTGTGTAACAAGCTTCAAAGGTTGCTGAGGACTGTGTGCAGGACTTGAGGCCTTGACGAAGGCTTTTGAGTTCAATTAGACACCAAGGTGCAATCAGTTTCACCTTACTATGTTTCCCAGCCATGAGAGCCCTTCATCTGGTTGGTGGTGCACAGGGtttgcctttttattttgttctctcTTTATGGTTACACTGAACCGTTGACACTTTAGGTTGCTGAGGAGAAACGAGGTTTAGTGCCTTTGAGGTACTAACGAGGCGCAGGCACCCATAAAAGCTTAAGGATCAATCGCGTCCAACGGTAGCTAAAGTAGGAGGGCCTATGATGACTGGATCAAAGAACTTGTTGTGAACGGACAGTTGTCCCCAATGCTCATTGCAGCAATCCGAGCTTCCTTGAATTAACTATGAACCAGAGTtgttttattgttgttattattatattatcaTTGCTATAGCTACTACTATTACTCTAATTAATTACTGTAGCAACTTTTAAGAGCCAAAACACTTTTAGTCTGCCTCCACAGGAGCGTCCACCCTGAGCTGAGGTATTCATCTCGACAACTTCAACTCCTTTTTAGCAGGCCACCAACTTTCGATTATGGTGGTTATTTTTATCCCTATCGACCTGAGTCACGTAAATTTCAAATAGCTGGAATAGTTGACTTGAAATCAGACCTAGAACGGAATCTTTGTTGGGACGTTATTCCCTTGCTAGgggctgtgtgtgtgtgtgtttcaaaGCACGGAAGCTAGAAATAGGTTCCACGCCTATTACGCACAAAAAAGAtgattaaatgatgaaaattttgagtaTAAGGTGTTCTTAtgataaattcaaaatttgagcaCCACAAATTTTCACTTCACAACATTACGAATGACTAAAATATCTTACTGAGCTGCAACGATTCTCAAGTGCCAACTTTGAATAGAAATAAAAAGTCAAATGCGTTGAGTAACTTGGACGCATCCAatgctaagaaaaaaaaaacagcttcgTTGACCCGAGATAAGCCGATATGGATTTCTAAAAATGCCCAAGATTATTCTAATTGTTCAAGCAATCGAATACAGCTAACAcaatttcccttttttattctCCAACCAAGATTTAGGGGCAACCTAAACCCACCAACCTGGCTTGATGATCCTATTGGTTAATGCCGCATCATTGTAATTTCCCGACGCAATTGACACACGGTCAGACCCTCTTCGGTGTGTCGGATTTTCGCTTACAGTCTTCGCTTCAATGAGTTTCTGATAATGGCAATTTGCACTGGAAATTCACCTAGACCGGAAAATTCACCTAAACAAAGTAACATTGAAAACAAAGCAGCTCAACAATTAGAACGTACCTGGAAACCACGTAAAGACGAGCGATATTCTTCGAGGGAACTGCCTAGACTTTATTGTCAGCAGAACCATTCTCGCATTTCAAACCCAAACTCGGTTGAGGATAAATTTACTGCAGCTGCACTTCAAACCATTCTGTCTACTTTACAACAAGCATTACAACAGGGGAGGAacagtaaaaaaagaaagtgatatCAGGATGCTTCCGCGCCTCTCTGTCCACGTTCCAGAGCTGTATGACATAACCCTTCAATGAATTAGAAGCTACAAAAGTTATCTCGTCGTGCCAACGATTGTTTTTCTCACCAAGCATAGAGGGACGAGGATCAGCTCTTGTCCAACTCATGGCTGCTGCTGATTGGGAACACACATGTGCCCATGAATCCTTAGCTTCCTTTACAACATCCATGCAGAAGGCGGCCATTGTCCTCACATTCAGGGAGAGATCTCAACCTTTTGATGCTGGCTTATGTCATCTGAATCACACCAATCCCTTCTAGACGGTTTGGCTGTTCAAGATGTTCCGTGTCTTCATTGTATCCCTTTATCAGGAAACTGGAACAGTTCTTCCACACACCACGATCATATGGGTTCCTGAATGTGCCATCTGGCCCTTTCAAATAACTATAGCGCATTACGTTGGCCATTTCATTTGTGGTTATGTTGTTGGAGATCTGCAGGAGAAGCAGAAGAATAGTACAGTTagcacactctctctctctcagaggcGGATCCTCTTCCCCCACCAAGAGTCAGAAAGCAGTTTATCTATCCAAAGTAATGCATGAAGAAGTGCAATTAGAACAAAACAAGTTCACAAAATTGCAGTTATTCAAGCAAGAAAATAAATCCTAATGTGTGACACATTAATGCCTCAAAATGTGTAGACACAAATCGTGTCGCTTTCTTGAGAatgtaatttttctttgaattaCTAGTTACCA
Proteins encoded in this region:
- the LOC116251629 gene encoding uncharacterized protein LOC116251629 isoform X1; protein product: MRPTFSQEWPGCPRTNLGGMGSTSSMLTQYDIEEVQEYCRNLFSQQEIVSLYQRFCQLDRNAKGFISADEFLSVPEFALNPLSQRLLRMIDGLNFKDFVAFLSSFSSRASLQQKIEFIFKVYDSDCNGKVTFNDILEVLKDLTGTFILERQREHVLTRVLEEAGYSKETSLGLDDFIKILSKSGLKMEVEVPVD
- the LOC116251629 gene encoding uncharacterized protein LOC116251629 isoform X2, which produces MGSTSSMLTQYDIEEVQEYCRNLFSQQEIVSLYQRFCQLDRNAKGFISADEFLSVPEFALNPLSQRLLRMIDGLNFKDFVAFLSSFSSRASLQQKIEFIFKVYDSDCNGKVTFNDILEVLKDLTGTFILERQREHVLTRVLEEAGYSKETSLGLDDFIKILSKSGLKMEVEVPVD